A window of Mixophyes fleayi isolate aMixFle1 chromosome 10, aMixFle1.hap1, whole genome shotgun sequence contains these coding sequences:
- the PTS gene encoding 6-pyruvoyl tetrahydrobiopterin synthase isoform X2, which translates to MENRGCLAAAVLSPTMQNGDTMKAHQRPRIIEIARSVSFSACHRLHCSLSDEDNKKIFGKCNNSNGHGHNYRVIVTVRGEIDPVTGMVMNLTDLKKHMEDAIMLPMDHKNLDCDVHFFKSVVSSVENVAVFIWDGLQARLPAGLLHEVCVHETDCNSATYRGE; encoded by the exons ATGGAGAATCGCGGCTGTCTGGCTGCCGCTGTCCTCAGTCCTACGATGCAGAACGGCGATACCATGAAAGCACATCAGCGGCCCCGTATTATTGAGATCGCCCGCAGTGTGTCGTTCAGTGCTTGTCACAGGCTGCACTG cTCTCTGAGTGATGAGGACAATAAAAAGATCTTTGGCAAATGTAACAACTCTAATGGACACGGACACAATTACCGAG TGATCGTCACTGTGCGTGGAGAA ATTGACCCTGTCACTGGGATGGTGATGAACCTGACAGACTTGAAGAAGCACATGGAG GATGCGATTATGCTTCCAATGGATCATAAAAATCTGGATTGTGATGTTCATTTCTTCAAGAGCGTTGTTAG ttctgtagagaacgTCGCCGTCTTCATTTGGGACGGCCTTCAGGCGCGACTACCAGCAGGACTTCTGCACGAGGTGTGTGTCCATGAGACTGACTGCAACAGTGCTACTTACAGAGGGGAGTGA
- the BET1L gene encoding BET1-like protein yields MAEWGRGSNSGAVDEMIDVENKRLAENLSSKVTRLKSLALDIDREADDHNKYLDGMDSDFLSVTGLLSGSVKRFTGMARSGRDNRKLLCYVSAGLVGLFFVLYFIVSRAST; encoded by the exons ATGGCGGAGTGGGGGAGAG GTTCAAATTCAGGTGCTGTGGATGAGATGATTGATGTTGAAAACAAGCGTCTTGCAGAAAATCTATCCTCCAAAGTGACCCGACTTAAATCA CTTGCACTGGACATTGACCGAGAAGCGGATGATCATAACAAGTACTTGGACGGAATG GACTCCGACTTCCTGAGTGTAACAGGTCTGCTGAGTGGCAGTGTAAAGAGATTCACAGGAATGGCTCGTTCGGGGCGAGATAATCGCAAGCTCTTGTGCTATGTTTCGGCTGGGCTTGTGGGACTCTTCTTCGTGTTATACTTTATAGTGTCCCGTGCCAGCACGTGA
- the PTS gene encoding 6-pyruvoyl tetrahydrobiopterin synthase isoform X1, whose amino-acid sequence MENRGCLAAAVLSPTMQNGDTMKAHQRPRIIEIARSVSFSACHRLHCSSLSDEDNKKIFGKCNNSNGHGHNYRVIVTVRGEIDPVTGMVMNLTDLKKHMEDAIMLPMDHKNLDCDVHFFKSVVSSVENVAVFIWDGLQARLPAGLLHEVCVHETDCNSATYRGE is encoded by the exons ATGGAGAATCGCGGCTGTCTGGCTGCCGCTGTCCTCAGTCCTACGATGCAGAACGGCGATACCATGAAAGCACATCAGCGGCCCCGTATTATTGAGATCGCCCGCAGTGTGTCGTTCAGTGCTTGTCACAGGCTGCACTG tagcTCTCTGAGTGATGAGGACAATAAAAAGATCTTTGGCAAATGTAACAACTCTAATGGACACGGACACAATTACCGAG TGATCGTCACTGTGCGTGGAGAA ATTGACCCTGTCACTGGGATGGTGATGAACCTGACAGACTTGAAGAAGCACATGGAG GATGCGATTATGCTTCCAATGGATCATAAAAATCTGGATTGTGATGTTCATTTCTTCAAGAGCGTTGTTAG ttctgtagagaacgTCGCCGTCTTCATTTGGGACGGCCTTCAGGCGCGACTACCAGCAGGACTTCTGCACGAGGTGTGTGTCCATGAGACTGACTGCAACAGTGCTACTTACAGAGGGGAGTGA